In the genome of Candidatus Microbacterium phytovorans, one region contains:
- a CDS encoding MDR family MFS transporter produces the protein MTSATTTRTAAPLLGPAESRIVWLLLAAAFVAILNETTMGVAIPHLIDDLGITALSAQWLTTAFMLTMAVVIPITGFLLRRFTTRQVFITAMSLFSLGTLIALLAPGFSVLLVARVVQAMGTAIMMPLLMTTLMTIVPPQSRGRMMGRVSIVMSLAPAIGPTLSGVLLETLNWRWIFGIVLPIALLALGMGARWIHNIGESTRAPIDVLSIVLSAFGFGGIVYGLSQIGGAAAHGTTAADSAAQSSSTVALVVSFVVGLVALGLFLWRQVRLQKADDALLDLRVFRDRNFSLAIGQMALLSLAFFGTITVLPLYMQRALGHTALETGLAVLPGSLLMGLAGPFIGRIYDARGTRVLLVPGAILAVSVLWLFAATFTIDTPLWFIVVAQVFLSLGLALSFTPLFTASLGSLQPRFYSYGSAVLGTVQQVAGAAGIAVMIAIMSAVSASAQDGGVTEAVAEAQGAHSAFLLAAIISLPLLIGAFLIKKPADAPAGEGMPSGH, from the coding sequence ATGACGTCTGCGACGACCACGCGCACCGCCGCCCCGCTGTTGGGTCCCGCCGAGAGCCGCATCGTGTGGCTCCTGCTGGCAGCCGCGTTCGTCGCGATCCTCAACGAGACGACGATGGGCGTCGCGATCCCGCACCTCATCGACGACCTCGGCATCACCGCCCTGTCGGCGCAGTGGCTCACGACAGCCTTCATGCTCACGATGGCGGTCGTCATCCCGATCACCGGGTTCCTGTTGCGTCGGTTCACAACGAGGCAGGTCTTCATCACCGCGATGAGCCTGTTCTCGCTCGGGACGCTCATCGCTCTGCTCGCGCCGGGATTCTCCGTGCTGCTGGTGGCCCGGGTCGTCCAGGCGATGGGCACGGCGATCATGATGCCGTTGCTGATGACGACGCTCATGACGATCGTCCCTCCGCAGTCGCGCGGCCGGATGATGGGTCGCGTCTCGATCGTCATGTCGCTGGCGCCCGCGATCGGACCGACCCTCTCGGGGGTTCTCCTCGAAACACTCAACTGGCGCTGGATCTTCGGGATCGTCCTGCCGATCGCTCTCCTCGCCCTCGGTATGGGAGCCCGGTGGATCCACAACATCGGCGAGTCCACCCGAGCGCCCATCGATGTGCTGTCGATCGTGCTGTCGGCCTTCGGATTCGGCGGCATCGTGTACGGGCTGAGTCAGATCGGCGGCGCGGCGGCCCACGGCACCACGGCCGCGGACTCGGCGGCGCAGAGCAGTTCGACCGTCGCGCTCGTCGTGTCCTTCGTGGTCGGTCTCGTCGCTCTCGGCCTCTTCCTCTGGCGTCAGGTTCGCCTGCAGAAGGCTGACGACGCCCTGCTCGATCTGCGCGTCTTCCGCGACCGCAACTTCTCGCTCGCGATCGGCCAGATGGCGCTGTTGTCGCTGGCGTTCTTCGGAACGATCACCGTCCTGCCGCTGTACATGCAGCGCGCTCTCGGTCACACCGCCCTCGAGACGGGCCTCGCCGTGCTGCCGGGATCGCTCCTCATGGGGCTCGCGGGGCCCTTCATCGGGCGCATCTACGACGCTCGCGGTACGCGCGTGCTCCTGGTACCGGGCGCCATCCTCGCCGTCTCGGTGCTGTGGCTGTTCGCCGCAACGTTCACCATCGACACCCCGTTGTGGTTCATCGTCGTCGCGCAGGTCTTCCTCTCGCTGGGCCTCGCGCTCTCCTTCACGCCGCTGTTCACCGCCTCGCTCGGCTCTCTCCAGCCGCGGTTCTACTCCTATGGGTCCGCGGTCCTCGGCACCGTGCAGCAGGTGGCTGGCGCCGCGGGCATCGCGGTGATGATCGCGATCATGTCGGCGGTCTCCGCATCCGCTCAAGACGGAGGCGTGACAGAAGCGGTCGCAGAAGCACAGGGCGCCCACTCGGCGTTCCTGCTGGCAGCGATCATCTCCCTCCCGCTGCTGATCGGCGCCTTCCTCATCAAGAAGCCCGCCGACGCACCTGCGGGCGAGGGGATGCCCTCGGGCCACTAG
- a CDS encoding carboxymuconolactone decarboxylase family protein → MIIQTPDPQSAEGYVAELYRGDLEDDGFVFSHTRAMAANAEALAAFEALIHAIVPSIGVRTYELATLAAAAALQSPHCLLAHGRKALRAGALDEDQLEAVARAGELVDIGGLSDADRAVMRHARKVSTAASAMTDADSQALRDVGFDDRQIVDITLAAAARNYFSRALQALAVPVETELVGLSPRLRDALLSPLND, encoded by the coding sequence ATGATCATCCAGACACCCGACCCGCAGTCTGCCGAAGGCTACGTCGCAGAGCTCTATCGTGGCGACCTCGAAGACGACGGTTTCGTCTTCAGCCACACGCGCGCCATGGCGGCGAACGCCGAGGCCCTCGCAGCCTTCGAGGCACTCATCCACGCCATCGTGCCCTCGATAGGCGTCCGCACCTACGAGCTCGCGACGTTGGCTGCCGCGGCCGCTCTGCAGTCGCCCCACTGTCTGCTGGCCCACGGGCGCAAGGCGCTGCGGGCCGGAGCGCTCGACGAGGATCAGCTCGAGGCGGTCGCCCGGGCCGGTGAGCTGGTCGACATCGGCGGCCTGTCCGATGCCGACCGAGCGGTGATGCGACACGCGCGAAAGGTATCCACGGCTGCGTCCGCCATGACCGACGCCGACAGTCAGGCGCTGCGCGATGTCGGGTTCGACGACCGGCAGATCGTCGACATCACGCTGGCGGCGGCGGCTCGCAACTACTTCAGCCGCGCGCTGCAGGCACTCGCAGTACCGGTCGAGACAGAACTCGTCGGATTGTCGCCGCGACTGCGCGACGCGCTCCTGTCACCCCTGAACGACTGA
- a CDS encoding CotH kinase family protein, with translation MSSLKTRTVRSLLVAGAAIGALTGCSVVSASTPTATPSATSVAADADATSSLWDSSSVHEISVEYEQSDYDAAIAEYLDSGEKVWISATVTIDGDTLENVGLKLKGNSSLRSLSATDDAEDLPWIIRLDKFVAGQNLDGATEFVVRGNSSETSLNEALALDLLDASGLAAEQAIAVRFSAGGSEPTLRLVVENPGDEWAESELGDVLLYKAEAGGDYSYRGDDEEAYVDVFDQEAGEDDLTPLIAFLEWINEADDETFADGLDEHLDVDAFATYLAFQEVVDNFDDIDGPGNNSYLSYDLATGLMTVVTWDLNLAFGASPTGGGGGRAGGGGGERPDQPRDADTTDDGSTDAAGTAGTQDAAVRGGGGPGGSNILAERFLAVDAFADLYTSEVSRLRAELIESGEAASLLDAWSEVLSSQASDLVSAATIREEAEALAGKLDG, from the coding sequence ATGTCGTCCCTCAAAACCCGTACAGTTCGCTCCCTCCTCGTCGCCGGTGCAGCCATCGGTGCTCTCACCGGCTGCTCTGTCGTCTCCGCGTCGACTCCGACCGCGACGCCATCCGCCACGAGCGTTGCCGCGGATGCGGATGCCACATCCTCGCTCTGGGACTCGTCTTCGGTGCACGAGATCTCCGTCGAGTACGAGCAGAGCGACTACGACGCGGCGATCGCCGAGTATCTCGACTCGGGCGAGAAGGTGTGGATCTCCGCGACCGTGACGATCGACGGCGACACTCTCGAGAATGTCGGACTCAAGCTGAAGGGGAACTCCTCGTTGCGGTCGCTGTCCGCGACGGATGACGCCGAGGATCTGCCCTGGATCATCCGCCTGGACAAGTTCGTGGCCGGCCAGAACCTCGACGGCGCGACGGAGTTCGTCGTTCGGGGCAACAGTTCGGAGACCTCGCTCAACGAAGCCCTCGCCCTCGACCTGCTGGACGCGTCCGGTCTGGCGGCGGAGCAGGCGATAGCCGTGCGCTTCAGCGCCGGGGGCTCTGAGCCCACGCTACGGCTGGTGGTGGAGAATCCGGGCGACGAGTGGGCGGAGAGCGAGCTCGGAGACGTCCTGCTGTACAAGGCGGAGGCCGGTGGCGACTACAGCTATCGGGGCGACGACGAGGAAGCCTACGTCGATGTGTTCGATCAGGAGGCCGGGGAGGACGACCTGACACCGCTCATCGCGTTCTTGGAGTGGATCAACGAGGCCGACGACGAGACCTTCGCCGACGGCCTCGACGAGCATCTCGACGTCGACGCGTTCGCGACCTACCTCGCATTCCAGGAGGTCGTCGACAACTTCGACGACATCGACGGTCCCGGCAACAACTCGTACCTCTCCTACGATCTGGCGACGGGGCTCATGACCGTCGTCACGTGGGATCTCAACCTCGCGTTCGGCGCGAGTCCCACCGGCGGGGGAGGTGGTCGGGCTGGGGGAGGCGGCGGGGAGCGCCCCGACCAGCCGAGGGATGCCGACACGACGGATGACGGATCGACCGATGCCGCAGGGACAGCGGGAACCCAGGACGCGGCCGTTCGCGGCGGGGGCGGTCCGGGCGGCTCGAACATCCTCGCGGAGCGTTTCCTCGCCGTCGATGCCTTCGCCGACCTCTACACGTCGGAGGTCTCCCGCCTCCGTGCCGAGCTCATCGAGTCGGGCGAAGCGGCATCCCTTCTGGACGCGTGGTCGGAGGTGCTGTCGTCGCAGGCGAGCGACCTCGTCTCGGCCGCGACGATCAGAGAGGAGGCCGAGGCGCTCGCGGGCAAGCTGGACGGCTGA
- a CDS encoding type 1 glutamine amidotransferase, producing MATLTGKKIAFLATDGFEDSELTSPWRAVTEAGATAVMIAPSSEAITGKNGHEQSVDATTDAVDASDFDALVLPGGVVNADHLRMDTAAVDFTRDFFAQHKPVAAICHAAWILAEADVLDGRTLTSYPSLQTDLRNAGATWVDEEVVVDAGLVSSRTPDDLPAFNAKVVEEIAEGTHSEQTT from the coding sequence ATGGCAACTCTCACAGGAAAGAAGATCGCGTTCCTCGCGACCGACGGATTCGAAGACAGCGAGCTCACTTCGCCCTGGCGCGCGGTGACGGAGGCCGGCGCGACGGCCGTCATGATCGCACCGTCGTCGGAGGCCATCACGGGCAAGAACGGGCACGAGCAGTCGGTCGACGCCACGACGGATGCCGTCGACGCCTCCGACTTCGACGCCCTGGTCCTTCCGGGTGGCGTCGTCAATGCCGACCACCTGCGTATGGACACGGCCGCGGTGGACTTCACGCGTGACTTCTTCGCACAGCACAAGCCCGTCGCAGCGATCTGCCATGCGGCCTGGATCCTCGCCGAGGCCGACGTGCTCGACGGCCGCACGCTGACGAGTTACCCCAGCCTGCAGACCGATCTGCGCAATGCGGGCGCCACGTGGGTCGACGAAGAGGTCGTCGTGGACGCCGGGCTCGTCTCGAGCCGCACGCCCGACGATCTGCCGGCGTTCAACGCGAAGGTGGTCGAGGAGATCGCCGAGGGCACGCACTCCGAGCAGACCACCTGA